The Microbulbifer hydrolyticus genome has a segment encoding these proteins:
- a CDS encoding polysaccharide biosynthesis/export family protein, whose amino-acid sequence MHQLKSYLLAAAFTLVGYICAYPVAADTPEYRMNAGDRISIRVYGESDLNVDAMLDESGSINYPFLGELKVTGLTPSELESLIVKGLEGDYLINPSVTVSIAQYRQVFIFGEVQVPGGYSYQPGLTVGKAAALAQGLTERGSESRIFLTREGKTDEERERVNMSTKLKPGDVVTIEQGFF is encoded by the coding sequence ATGCATCAACTGAAAAGTTACTTACTAGCGGCTGCTTTCACGCTTGTAGGTTACATATGTGCATATCCTGTCGCAGCAGATACGCCTGAGTATCGCATGAATGCCGGTGACAGGATTTCTATCCGGGTGTATGGCGAGAGCGACCTGAACGTAGATGCAATGTTGGATGAATCAGGCAGTATTAACTATCCCTTCCTGGGCGAGCTCAAGGTAACCGGACTTACGCCCTCGGAACTAGAGAGTTTAATTGTGAAGGGGCTTGAGGGCGACTATCTGATTAACCCAAGCGTTACGGTGTCGATAGCGCAATATCGTCAGGTGTTTATTTTTGGTGAAGTGCAAGTTCCCGGTGGATATAGCTATCAGCCGGGCCTCACAGTCGGTAAGGCGGCTGCGCTTGCCCAAGGGCTAACTGAGCGAGGTTCTGAAAGCCGAATATTCCTTACCCGAGAGGGAAAGACCGATGAGGAAAGAGAGCGGGTCAACATGTCGACCAAACTTAAGCCCGGAGACGTGGTAACTATTGAGCAGGGATTTTTCTGA